One region of Oryza sativa Japonica Group chromosome 10, ASM3414082v1 genomic DNA includes:
- the LOC4349371 gene encoding uncharacterized protein isoform X1: MDYDDSDFQSQNFQLAGEDNNKFPAGLRQFPLPKLDIDDQLQSHLRFDNLIDSEGLFSGQGHGNSWIEVLSTGSSVVDFSSSAAESCSINRTNNVWSEATSTESVEMLLKSVGENEMTGNMDENAHHQISGMDSKTDPSNMPSKTSDSPTGNIIVPAENDKSQSTRSEMAEDPSRIQPQLEHIRPFSVDDKAEQAVGSTLSDRKSNYTLESVSERCIVSGRSSSPKKTSESCPDVGSYFEVVHDDDSLDNLNIQSDGVGSRKLNNEPFSDLAPLQNIYTTSSYHFEQDNQESGVGVTTQGSEICHTNENKDGLHDLQNLSCTSQHLGSSNLTSEVSNETLLSGSSDGLLEAITNPVKMLHRSDDTSKRASATLQSSFLQVEHASEGTKGSIDRSSEPAMKKFGASEEPNSAKSQGEPDLKNSSPHLVIPLPTISGEFIQSPKGKQLAHVAGVSEETKYDRVDDTNHSTSDDSKLAMLEQLQDSVDNLSSGVMEEKTIRGQISAVSGNVVHVVKSGHCEKVAVSTSTTDDKFESPGDIVPDNSSACLPDEKDPSITVNHEVSFKEGVVPALEDDPEKMSSMNHEEPLKEDDKSTLEVGEHNTTSPVSEPLLMGSTGSVNPNIDTICSSGTDAVAETPQCEEQATSSGSLTTNATQDKLGDHPDACPPKVLTTGPLMQPEDHEDLVAPSSVLGASSEKGEQNNGKVPLNGMDDSGVQLQDKVLSHGGDRTLVTVSSENKNGLEHGTGEGSCTDATCGSPTVISCNESCPEEDGQGSNALLHHKQTEPPKDPKDHTASTNNSHVSKEGSSRNVKPTLTSEETHTAEDKSFSFEVGAPLNITEKAHAPAWSPLPRPEVAQSPEVTTGIPKPGNPSNHGSDESKNLAIVETSKEQLSGRKVVGSAEGSSVSSHIGHITKAKSTPLEQEQQHPTPDVNVSSAALGHQPFTDLQHVQLRAQIFVYGALIQGMPPAESYMVSAFGEPACGRKPPWGTLLQAALERYNSQRSSLTGLETPTSSHIGSRVTEKASRSTAVKTAPASKKGGKTVLPAHTAVPLHLPTLNMSPLGSSALSLPRGTHLDFGQAVSPVFPYSSQTRQPTSGVASWFPQSPGGRAAPWLVQPQNLIFDSSMKPPVPASANETAKGASSKNISISQAVSPVAFPPNQAPSTISPLAVIPEEKQKASVSTSKRGATPQKSRKRKKAPASPEQPIIAPLLKTDIASVTPATQHTPGFTLSTHSPSNILASGLVSNTGLVTPVPNYQITGIKDAEQRIFSEQISGAIEQSMGQAKGAGVHAMDAVRHAEGIWSHLSTNSKGKLPAEVEEKLTSAAAAASAAVSVAKAAAEAAKMASEAALQAKMMAEEVLSSTYANSSQKHDAGEFKVSNNLASFSSLTPTSSWKTKDDISKGSIISVAREVARKRVEEAAAAAKRAENLDAILKAAELAAEAVFKAGTIIGMGEPLPFTLSELLEAGPDGYWKSDQVRNKKATKLELPTDFSKSGRKRGGKAKHDHAIQNLEPSSSGKGLQLDVVHSGNVAEDVPTIAPVNGNRNDAAPNIIWNGIEKGSAVEVLVHKGESGVAWFSAKVLDINNDSACISYDSHTEETGLRKEWVPLRQEGEKAPQIRLAHPATVSRFKGTRKRRRDTSGNYSWAIGDHVDVLIEDSWREGIISRNRDGDETKLTVQFSAGTSDSLVVDAWNLRPSLVWNDGQWIEWSRGKTVDCNKGDSPHEKRQRTKGNDHVPIGGAAAGPSMDTSTNAAAKPEEPKPLALSDRDMVFNIGKRVVESKTDGVAFKRPGLRKEGSRVVGVPKPGKKKKFMEVSKHYDADQADKISEGNASTRPVKHLVPNVPRPREGTSKVDQKGKRIGEMRSRVPKSTKSQDGATNIIPGKGPLSMSAPSTGVFESSHTFIGSTIGSSNNMNLSVEKNSSVHGVGLRSEDSSVSEPHIQAASAAPTSRKNLTTTDRAKRKLVPSMDNSNRTTNKTSEIPGKSADSTEPRRSNRRIQPTSRLLEGLQSSLIVSKVPGEKGPRTNYRSASSRGRNLG, from the exons ATGGATTATGATGATTCTGATTTTCAGAGCCAGAATTTCCAGTTAGCTGGTGAAGACAACAATAAATTCCCAGCAGGTCTGCGGCAATTTCCACTGCCCAAACTTGACATCGACGACCAACTACAAAGCCACCTCAGATTTGATAACCTAATTGATTCAGAGGGACTTTTTAGCGGACAAGGTCACGGCAACAGTTGGATTGAGGTTTTGTCCACTGGAAGTAGTGTTGTTGATTTTAGTTCTAGTGCTGCTGAATCTTGCTCTATAAATAGGACAAATAATGTATGGTCTGAGGCAACATCCACTGAATCTGTGGAAATGTTATTGAAGTCAGTGGGTGAAAATGAGATGACCGGTAACATGGATGAGAACGCACATCATCAGATTAGTGGAATGGACAGTAAAACTGATCCATCCAACATGCCGTCCAAAACAAGTGATTCTCCCACAGGCAACATTATAGTACCAGCTGAGAATGATAAGTCTCAGAGCACTCGTTCGGAAATGGCAGAAGATCCTTCAAGGATTCAGCCTCAGCTTGAGCATATCAGACCTTTCTCAGTGGATGACAAAGCTGAACAAGCAGTAGGTTCAACTTTATCAGACAGAAAATCTAACTATACGCTGGAATCTGTTTCTGAGAGGTGCATAGTGAGTGGGAGGTCTTCTTCTCCAAAGAAAACATCAGAAAGCTGTCCAGATGTTGGCAGCTATTTTGAGGTGGTCCATGATGACGATTCTTTGGACAACCTCAACATACAGTCAGATGGAGTAGGTTCTAGAAAGTTGAATAATGAACCCTTCTCAGACTTGGCACCATTACAGAACATTTATACTACCAGCTCATATCACTTTGAGCAGGACAATCAAGAATCAGGAGTTGGTGTTACCACTCAAGGTTCAGAAATATGCCACACGAATGAAAATAAAGATGGACTTCATGATTTGCAAAATTTGTCATGTACAAGCCAGCATTTGGGTTCTTCAAACTTAACTAGTGAAGTTAGCAATGAAACTTTATTGTCGGGAAGTTCTGATGGATTACTGGAGGCCATCACAAATCCAGTAAAGATGCTGCACAGGAGTGATGACACTAGTAAGAGAGCCAGTGCTACACTGCAATCATCTTTCTTACAAGTCGAGCATGCATCAGAAGGCACAAAAGGTTCTATTGACAGGAGCAGTGAGCCCGCCATGAAGAAATTTGGTGCTAGTGAAGAACCCAATTCTGCTAAATCTCAAGGTGAGccagatttgaaaaattctaGTCCTCATCTTGTCATTCCTTTGCCAACCATAAGTGGTGAGTTTATTCAGTCTCCAAAAGGAAAACAGCTTGCTCATGTTGCTGGAGTTTCTGAAGAAACCAAATATGACAGGGTGGATGATACGAACCATAGCACTAGTGATGACTCAAAACTTGCCATGTTGGAGCAGCTTCAAGATTCTGTTGATAATCTATCTAGTGGTGTTATGGAAGAGAAGACAATCAGAGGGCAAATCTCAGCTGTTTCAGGGAACGTTGTACATGTAGTGAAAAGTGGTCATTGTGAAAAAGTTGCAGTTTCTACCAGTACAACAGATGATAAGTTTGAGTCACCGGGTGATATTGTGCCTGACAATTCTTCAGCTTGTTTACCTGATGAAAAAGACCCAAGCATCACAGTTAACCACGAGGTGTCATTCAAGGAAGGTGTTGTGCCTGCATTAGAAGACGATCCTGAGAAAATGTCCTCAATGAATCATGAGGAGCCATTGAAGGAAGATGATAAATCTACTTTAGAAGTTGGAGAACACAATACCACATCTCCTGTTTCTGAGCCCTTGCTGATGGGATCAACAGGATCAGTGAATCCGAACATTGATACTATTTGTAGCAGTGGTACTGATGCTGTTGCAGAAACACCACAATGCGAAGAACAGGCCACTTCTTCGGGTAGTTTGACCACAAATGCAACTCAGGATAAACTAG GTGATCATCCAGACGCTTGTCCACCGAAAGTCTTGACTACTGGGCCTTTGATGCAACCTGAGGATCATGAAGATTTAGTTGCACCATCCTCTGTCTTGGGTGCCTCGTCTGAAAAGGGTGAACAAAATAACGGAAAAGTTCCCTTGAATGGGATGGATGATTCGGGTGTGCAGTTACAAG ATAAGGTATTAAGTCATGGTGGAGATCGTACTCTTGTTACTGTTTCATCAGAGAATAAGAATGGCTTAGAACATGGGACTGGTGAAGGAAGCTGCACTGATGCTACATGTGGTTCGCCTACAGTGATTAGTTGCAATGAATCCTGTCCAGAAGAAGATGGGCAGGGCAGTAATGCTTTGCTTCATCACAAACAAACCGAACCACCCAAGGATCCTAAAGATCATACAGCTTCGACTAACAATTCCCATGTCTCAAAAGAAGGTTCTTCCAGAAATGTAAAACCTACTCTTACTTCGGAGGAGACGCATACAGCCGAAGATAAAAGTTTTTCATTTGAGGTTGGAGCTCCACTAAATATAACTGAGAAAGCTCATGCTCCTGCTTGGAGCCCATTGCCTCGACCTGAAGTTGCTCAGAGTCCCGAG GTAACCACTGGAATTCCTAAACCTGGAAATCCATCGAATCATGGTAGTGATGAAAGTAAGAATTTGGCGATTGTGGAGACCAGCAAAGAACAACTATCTGGAAGGAAAGTGGTTGGAAGTGCTGAGGGGTCTTCTGTAAGCTCACATATTGGTCATATCACTAAAGCCAAAAGTACACCACTAGAGCAGGAACAACAACATCCAACTCCTGATGTCAATG TTTCTTCTGCAGCTTTGGGGCACCAACCTTTCACAGATTTACAGCATGTGCAGCTACGTGCACAGATATTTGTTTATGGAGCTCTCAT TCAAGGAATGCCACCGGCAGAATCTTACATGGTGTCAGCTTTTGGAGAACCTG CATGTGGTCGTAAGCCTCCATGGGGGACACTTTTGCAAGCTGCTTTGGAAAGATATAATAGTCAGAGGTCATCTTTAACTGGCTTGGAGACTCCTACAAGCTCACATATAG GTAGCCGTGTGACGGAAAAAGCCAGTAGAAGCACAGCGGTTAAAACTGCACCAGCTAGCAAAAAGGGTGGCAAAACTGTGTTGCCAGCACATACTGCTGTGCCCCTTCATTTGCCAACTTTAAATATGTCTCCTCTTGGTAGTTCTGCTTTGAGCTTGCCACGAGGTACTCATCTGGATTTTGGCCAGGCTGTATCACCAGTATTCCCATACAGTTCACAGACAAGGCAGCCTACTTCTGGTGTTGCATCGTGGTTTCCCCAGAGCCCTGGTGGGCGCGCTGCCCCCTGGTTGGTTCAACCACAGAATTTGATATTTGATTCATCGATGAAACCGCCTGTGCCGGCAAGTGCAAATGAAACTGCAAAGGGAGCATCCTCTAAAAACATATCCATTTCACAAGCTGTTTCACCTGTTGCATTCCCTCCGAATCAGGCGCCTTCTACCATTTCTCCATTAGCAGTCATACCTGAGGAAAAACAGAAGGCATCGGTTTCTACTTCTAAGCGTGGAGCTACACCACAAAagtcaagaaaaagaaagaaagctcCAGCAAGTCCAGAACAACCTATCATTGCCCCTCTGCTCAAAACAGATATTGCATCTGTTACTCCTGCCACTCAGCATACACCAGGCTTCACCTTATCCACTCATTCTCCAAGCAATATTTTGGCCAGTGGGCTTGTTTCTAACACAGGCTTGGTCACCCCTGTGCCTAATTATCAGATTACTGGTATCAAGGATGCAGAGCAAAGAATCTTTTCAGAACAGATCTCTGGTGCAATAGAGCAATCAATGGGACAAGCAAAAGGGGCAGGTGTGCATGCGATGGATGCAGTTAGGCATGCTGAAGGTATTTGGAGCCACTTATCAACAAATTCGAAAGGCAAATTACCTGCAGAAGTAGAAGAGAAGCTTActtcagctgctgctgctgcttctgcagcAGTTTCTGTTGCAAAGGCAGCTGCTGAAGCTGCTAAGATGGCCTCAGAGGCTGCATTGCAGGCAAAAATGATGGCAGAGGAAGTCCTTTCTTCTACCTATGCAAATTCCTCTCAGAAGCATGATGCTGGTGAATTTAAAGTCAGTAACAACCTGGCTAGTTTCTCAAGTTTGACACCCACATCGTCttggaaaacaaaggatgaCATTTCCAAGGGTTCCATTATTTCAGTGGCACGGGAGGTTGCTAGAAAGAGGGTTGAagaggcagcagcagctgcaaaaCGTGCAGAAAACTTGGATGCCATTCTGAAAGCTGCAGAACTTGCTGCAGAGGCTGTGTTCAAAGCAGGAACCATCATTGGTATGGGTGAACCTTTACCTTTTACCCTTAGTGAGCTGTTGGAAGCTGGTCCTGATGGTTACTGGAAATCTGATCAAGTGAGGAATAAGAAGGCTACAAAATTGGAACTACCTACTGATTTTAGTAAATCTGGAAGGAAGCGTGGTGGCAAAGCTAAACATGACCATGCAATACAGAACTTAGAGCCATCTTCTAGTGGCAAAGGGTTGCAGCTAGATGTAGTGCATTCAG GGAACGTGGCTGAAGATGTTCCCACCATTGCTCCAGTCAATGGGAACAGAAATGATGCAGCACCGAACATAATCTGGAATGGCATTGAAAAGGGATCTGCTGTTGAG GTTTTAGTTCACAAGGGTGAGTCTGGAGTAGCTTGGTTTTCTGCCAAAGTTCTTGATATAAACAATGATAGTGCATGTATCAGCTACGACTCTCACACTGAAG AAACTGGTCTTCGCAAAGAATGGGTGCCATTGAGACAGGAAGGGGAGAAGGCACCTCAAATCCGCCTTGCTCATCCTGCAACTGTTTCTAGATTTAAAGGAACTAGGAAGCGCCGTAGGGACACATCAGGAAATTACTCTTGGGCTATTGGTGATCATGTGGACGTATTGATTGAAGATAG TTGGCGAGAGGGAATTATTTCTCGCAACCGTGATGGTGATGAAACAAAGCTTACCGTACAATTTTCAG CAGGAACCAGTGATTCCTTAGTTGTTGATGCTTGGAATCTTCGCCCATCACTTGTTTGGAACGATGGGCAGTGGATAGAGTGGTCCCGAGGGAAGACGGTTGATTGTAATAAG GGTGATTCTCCTCATGAGAAACGGCAAAGAACAAAAGGTAATGATCATGTACCTATtggtggagcagcagcaggcccTTCTATGGATACGAGCACAAATGCTGCAGCAAAACCAGAGGAGCCAAAGCCATTGGCTTTATCTGATAGGGACATGGTTTTCAACATCGGAAAGAGGGTAGTTGAGAGTAAAACTGATGGTGTTGCTTTCAAGCGACCTGGACTTCGGAAAGAAGGATCACGGGTAGTTGGTGTTCCAAAACctggaaagaagaaaaagtttaTGGAAGTAAGCAAACACTATGATGCAGATCAAGCTGATAAAATTTCTGAGGGTAATGCATCTACCAGACCTGTGAAACATTTGGTGCCAAATGTGCCAAGACCACGGGAAGGTACTTCTAAAGTTGACCAGAAAGGAAAGAGGATAGGGGAGATGAGATCGAGAGTACCTAAATCTACAAAGTCTCAGGATGGTGCAACTAACATCATTCCTGGCAAGGGACCTTTATCCATGTCTGCCCCAAGCACTGGTGTTTTCGAAAGTAGTCATACATTTATAGGAAGTACAATAGGTTCTTCCAACAACATGAACCTCTCTGTAGAAAAGAATAGTTCTGTCCATGGCGTTGGCCTTAGATCTGAAGATTCTTCTGTTTCTGAACCACACATCCAAGCTGCATCTGCTGCTCCTACTTCCAGGAAGAATTTAACCACTACTGATCGAGCTAAAAGGAAACTTGTTCCTTCTATGGATAATTCGAACAGGACCACAAACAAAACATCTGAAATTCCAGGGAAGAGTGCTGATTCTACTGAACCCAGAAGGTCGAACCGCCGAATTCAACCAACCTCACGG TTACTGGAGGGTCTGCAGAGTTCCCTTATAGTTTCCAAAGTTCCAGGCGAAAAGGGTCCTAGGACTAACTACAGAAGTGCTTCCTCAAGAG GGCGAAACCTTGGCTGA